The nucleotide sequence AATCGGAACAATTTTTGAAGCCGGAGGTCTTTTATTAGGATTCGATTTTTTTGAAAATTTAAACCGTTATGGGGAAATTCTACCCATCGTCTTCGGTCTTCTAGCGATTTTAATCAGCCATGAAATCGCTCATCAAATTATGGCAAAACGACATAATATTAAGTTTAGTTGGCCGTTTTTTATTCCCACCGTTCAAATCGGAACCTTTGGAGCCTTCAATCGGTTTGAATCCGTCTTACCCAACCGCACGGTTTTATTTGATGTCGCCTTTGCAGGGCCAGCAGCAGGCGGAGGATTATCGTTATTGATGTTAATCAGTGGGTTATTTTTATCTCATCCGGGGAGTTTATTTAAAGTTCCGACGGAATTTTTTCAAGGGTCAGTATTAGTGGGAACAATATCACGGGTAATTTTAGGTTCACAATTGCATCAAACCAGCGTTGATGTGCATCCTCTTACCTTAATTGGTTGGTTTGGATTAGTAATTACCGCCTTAAATTTAATGCCTGCGGGACAATTAGATGGAGGACGGATTATGCAGGCAATTTATGGACGAAAAATAGCCGGACGTTCAACAATTGCCTCGTTTATTGTGTTAGCGATCGCTTCTTTAACTAATCCATTAGCACTCTATTGGGCTTTAGTAATTTTAATTTTACAGCGCAATTTAGAGCGTCCCAGTTTAAATGAATTAACAGAACCTAATGATGCTCGCGCCGCCTGGGGATTATTGGTTTTGTTTTTAATGATTGTCACCCTATTTCCCCTCACACCCGGATTAGCTAGAGGGTTAGGAATTGGGGGTTAACTGTTATTATTGGGGAGTGAATCTTAACTATGACAGGAGAAGATCTACGTCAACTCTTATTAAATAAATGGGGTGTGTCCTACGATATTCAACTGCGACGGACACGGGGTAAAATCTTCCTACAAATTATGTGGAAATATTTAGAACAACTGTCTTTTCCAATGACAGAAGCGGATTATATTGCTCATTTGAATGCGATCGCCGACTATTTGAATAGTTGGGGAAGTACAGAACAAGTTAGACATTATATTCTCAATACCCGTGAAAAACCGCGTTTAGGAAAAGCCGTTAGTATTCCCCTCGACTTAGGGGCTAGATCTTCAGAATGGATGGTAGAGGAATTTTAGATACCCATTACAGAGACGCGCCATGGCGCGCATTGGTGTCAACTTAACGCCAAAAGCCCGGAAATAAATTTCGGGCTCAAAGCTCAAACCCGTTAAAACGGGTTAAGAAAGAGAAGTTTTGAGTCATCTTTAGATGCCGATCGCTCTTAGCCCGAAATGAGCGTTCAGGGCTAACGTGAGTTAAGTTCACACCAATGTAAGGCGCGTCTCTACTACTCATTCCCTGTTCCCTGTTCCCTGTTCCCTGTTCCCTGTTCCCTCCTATATTTAGATAATTTAGGGTGAAATCGGAGGTTACTTAACAAATTGAGGCATGATTTCAGCAGCAGTAAATAAACCGTGAATTCCTCGACGATGCAGTTGAATTCCTGCTTTTAAATAGCCGAAAGCTGGCCCACAAACGTTAGCTGCCATACTGGTTTCATCCCCTAAAGTAAAGGTATGGGTTGAAATTTTGCCTTCAAAAGTTCGGCCTGTAATTTTAACGTTTGTGCTTAAGGGTTTTTTCGGGTTACGAGTATCAACAATTCCGCCAACAGTAACGCGATCGCGGGAACAAATTCCCGCCAATTCTAACATAATATCATCGGCGTGTTCCATATTTTCTAACGTCAGTAACCCGCCCGTTTCTGCTAACAAAGCTTCCACTTCAGCATCCGTCATCGCTCTCGCTTGCTCGATGGTATATCCAGGTAAATGACCAATATCTTCTCGAATGGTAGCGCGATAGGCTTCCCAGTTGGCAATACCCACTCCAAAAGTAATTTTAACGCTGTGAATTTCGGTATAACTTTGGGCGGCTAAAGCG is from Planktothrix serta PCC 8927 and encodes:
- a CDS encoding DUF3067 family protein gives rise to the protein MTGEDLRQLLLNKWGVSYDIQLRRTRGKIFLQIMWKYLEQLSFPMTEADYIAHLNAIADYLNSWGSTEQVRHYILNTREKPRLGKAVSIPLDLGARSSEWMVEEF
- the bioU gene encoding (S)-8-amino-7-oxononanoate synthase BioU — translated: MVNSDLSLIRVGILGFGGLGQAATRVLAPKQQMQWVAVADQKGYAYDAEGLNPNRCIDIYQSQGSVGYLEPYGVLSNNSIEDLVKTAPDVEGYFLALPNLPNDFMASVAKTFIRLGWRGVLVDAIKRTSAVELLLELKDELKSAGITYMTGCGATPGLLTAAAALAAQSYTEIHSVKITFGVGIANWEAYRATIREDIGHLPGYTIEQARAMTDAEVEALLAETGGLLTLENMEHADDIMLELAGICSRDRVTVGGIVDTRNPKKPLSTNVKITGRTFEGKISTHTFTLGDETSMAANVCGPAFGYLKAGIQLHRRGIHGLFTAAEIMPQFVK